A single region of the Vicia villosa cultivar HV-30 ecotype Madison, WI linkage group LG4, Vvil1.0, whole genome shotgun sequence genome encodes:
- the LOC131600444 gene encoding fasciclin-like arabinogalactan protein 3, translated as MGFKSSSLLCLAVVLAVSSSIHALDVGKLLAKSPEFAAFTKALTETKLIDQINSRNSITILALNDGAMGGLSGKSPAATKAILSTHVILDFFDEKKLMEAQGSGQLLTTLYQASGFAQNQQGFVKVALVGEGEIAFGSAVKGSPVDVELVKSVVSQPYNISILQVTKPITFAGVDAPNAKAPAGSAKAPVASANAPLSAKGAKAPAPTDALADAPTTGAETPISEEVTAPTPSSDAPVADAPAEGPIAADVASPSLAPGPADAEVAADAKAPSSSSKTVVGLVGAVMCFASMMVVM; from the coding sequence ATGGGTTTCAAAAGCTCTTCTCTTCTCTGCTTGGCTGTTGTCCTTGCAGTTTCATCTTCCATTCATGCATTGGACGTTGGCAAATTGTTAGCCAAAAGTCCTGAATTTGCCGCATTCACTAAAGCCCTAACCGAAACCAAGCTTATTGATCAAATAAACTCTCGCAACAGCATCACCATCCTCGCCCTCAACGACGGCGCCATGGGCGGCCTCTCCGGAAAATCCCCAGCTGCTACCAAGGCCATTCTCAGCACTCATGTGATTCTTGACTTTTTCGATGAGAAGAAGCTTATGGAAGCTCAAGGAAGTGGCCAACTCTTGACCACCCTTTACCAAGCCTCAGGCTTCGCCCAGAACCAACAAGGGTTCGTTAAGGTTGCCCTCGTTGGTGAGGGCGAGATCGCCTTTGGCTCGGCTGTTAAGGGTTCTCCCGTCGATGTTGAGCTTGTGAAATCGGTTGTCTCCCAGCCTTATAACATTTCCATTCTCCAAGTCACCAAACCTATCACATTCGCAGGAGTTGATGCACCTAACGCAAAAGCCCCAGCAGGAAGTGCTAAGGCTCCCGTTGCATCAGCCAATGCTCCTCTGTCGGCCAAGGGAGCTAAAGCCCCAGCACCGACAGATGCCTTGGCTGATGCTCCCACAACCGGAGCTGAAACTCCTATCTCAGAGGAAGTGACTGCTCCCACACCTTCTTCTGATGCACCAGTTGCTGACGCCCCAGCTGAAGGCCCAATCGCCGCCGACGTAGCAAGCCCATCTTTGGCTCCTGGTCCTGCAGATGCCGAGGTTGCTGCAGATGCTAAAGCTCCCAGCAGCTCTTCCAAGACTGTGGTGGGTTTGGTTGGAGCAGTGATGTGCTTCGCTTCTATGATGGTTGTTATGTAG